A single genomic interval of Lathyrus oleraceus cultivar Zhongwan6 chromosome 7, CAAS_Psat_ZW6_1.0, whole genome shotgun sequence harbors:
- the LOC127105342 gene encoding glycine-rich RNA-binding, abscisic acid-inducible protein, producing the protein MASSDAEYRCFVGGLAWTTDSDGLAKAFSTYGEITDSKVIMDRDTGRSRGFGFVTFAAEQSMRDAIEGMNGQDVDGRNITVNEAQSRGRGGGGGGGGGYGGGGGGYGGGGGRREGGYNRNGGGGGGYGGGGGGYGGGGNGGYGGGRDRGYGGGGGDRYGGGGGGGDRYGAGGGGGGDRYGGGGGGGYSRGGGGGSGGNWRD; encoded by the exons ATGGCCTCTTCCGATGCTGAGTACCGGTGCTTCGTCGGTGGCCTTGCCTGGACCACCGACAGCGATGGCCTCGCCAAAGCCTTCTCTACTTACGGCGAAATTACCGATTCCAAG GTTATTATGGATCGCGACACTGGAAGGTCGAGAGGTTTTGGATTTGTGACTTTTGCTGCGGAGCAATCTATGAGAGATGCGATTGAAGGGATGAACGGTCAGGATGTTGATGGTCGTAATATTACTGTGAATGAAGCTCAGTCTCGTGGTAGAGGAGGAGGAGGAGGCGGCGGTGGTGGATATGGTGGAGGAGGTGGGGGTTATGGTGGTGGGGGTGGTCGCCGTGAAGGTGGATACAACAGAAACGGTGGTGGCGGTGGGGGATATGGCGGTGGAGGAGGTGGATATGGCGGTGGAGGAAATGGTGGATATGGTGGTGGAAGGGATCGTGGTTATGGAGGCGGTGGTGGTGATAGATATGGTGGCGGAGGCGGCGGTGGTGATAGATATGGCGCTGGTGGAGGAGGCGGTGGTGATAGATATGGAGGCGGCGGTGGTGGCGGCTACTCTCGTGGTGGCGGCGGTGGCAGTGGTGGAAACTGGAGGGATTAG